The Burkholderia cepacia ATCC 25416 genome includes a window with the following:
- a CDS encoding NAD(P)/FAD-dependent oxidoreductase: protein MDFDVIVLGAGIVGVSVALHLQDRGRKVALVDRGAPGEGTSFGNAGLIERSSVEPYPFPRSPFTLMRYALNRSTDLYWHSASLPAFAPWLARFWWESAPLRHAAASRDMLPLIERCIVEHDALIARAGAGELIRANGWLEAFRTPAAFERGVAEAGLTARRHGLGITPLDAAALLAHEPSLAPGFCGALHWLDPKSVVDPAALVKAYAHLFVQGGGTLLTGDAASLDALSPGWQVNTQDGTAAAPAVVVALGPWSDTVFGKFGYKIPLREKRGYHMHYAPSARGVPSAPIVDREYGYVIAPMKRGLRLTTGVEIARRRVPPTGVQLERAERVARPLFGFGERLDPQPWLGFRPCTPDMRPVVGPAPAHRGLWFAFGHNHHGLTLGPVTGRLLAEMMTGEAPFTDPAPYRADRF from the coding sequence ATGGACTTCGACGTCATCGTTCTCGGCGCCGGCATCGTCGGCGTCTCCGTCGCACTGCACCTGCAGGATCGCGGACGCAAGGTCGCCCTCGTCGATCGCGGCGCGCCCGGCGAAGGCACGAGCTTCGGCAACGCGGGGCTGATCGAGCGCTCGTCGGTCGAGCCGTATCCGTTCCCGCGCAGCCCGTTCACGCTGATGCGCTACGCGCTGAACCGCTCGACCGATCTCTACTGGCACAGCGCGTCGCTGCCCGCGTTCGCGCCTTGGCTCGCGCGTTTCTGGTGGGAATCGGCGCCGCTGCGCCACGCGGCGGCTTCACGCGACATGCTGCCGCTGATCGAACGCTGCATCGTCGAGCACGACGCGCTGATCGCACGGGCCGGTGCCGGCGAACTGATCCGCGCGAACGGCTGGCTGGAAGCGTTCCGCACGCCCGCCGCATTCGAACGCGGCGTGGCCGAGGCCGGCCTTACCGCGCGCCGCCACGGGCTCGGCATCACGCCGCTCGATGCCGCCGCGCTGCTCGCGCACGAACCGAGCCTCGCACCCGGTTTCTGCGGCGCGTTGCACTGGCTCGATCCGAAAAGCGTCGTCGATCCGGCCGCGCTCGTCAAAGCGTATGCGCATCTGTTCGTGCAAGGCGGCGGCACGCTGCTGACCGGCGACGCCGCGAGCCTCGACGCACTCTCGCCCGGCTGGCAAGTGAACACGCAGGACGGCACGGCCGCCGCTCCGGCTGTCGTCGTCGCGCTCGGCCCGTGGTCCGACACGGTGTTCGGCAAGTTCGGCTACAAGATCCCGCTGCGCGAGAAGCGCGGCTATCACATGCATTACGCGCCGTCCGCGCGCGGCGTGCCGTCGGCGCCGATCGTCGATCGCGAATACGGCTACGTGATTGCACCGATGAAGCGCGGGCTGCGGCTGACGACCGGCGTCGAGATCGCGCGCCGCCGCGTGCCGCCGACCGGCGTGCAGCTCGAACGGGCGGAACGCGTCGCGCGCCCCCTGTTCGGTTTCGGCGAGCGGCTCGACCCGCAACCGTGGCTCGGCTTCCGGCCGTGCACGCCCGACATGCGCCCGGTGGTCGGCCCCGCGCCCGCGCATCGCGGGCTGTGGTTCGCGTTCGGGCACAACCATCACGGGCTGACGCTCGGCCCCGTCACGGGCCGCCTGCTGGCCGAGATGATGACGGGCGAAGCGCCGTTCACCGATCCGGCGCCGTATCGCGCGGATCGCTTCTGA
- a CDS encoding DcrB-related protein — MHYAIHEGTFELPDAALDRTVNILMMNAGPGGLNLVIARGRLRDGENLDAFVAREWEVASRDARMLTEKTRRPVTVAGRAGVQIDSTHERDGRLWHQVQTMFPSDDAGRVLVMTLTSAAPLTDEQQAIADRMLASFQPRAARPTLLGPGDAS; from the coding sequence ATGCACTACGCAATTCACGAAGGCACTTTCGAACTGCCGGACGCGGCGCTCGACCGTACGGTTAACATCCTGATGATGAACGCCGGCCCCGGCGGCCTCAATCTCGTGATCGCTCGCGGGCGCTTGCGTGACGGGGAGAATCTCGACGCGTTCGTCGCGCGCGAATGGGAAGTGGCGTCGCGCGATGCCAGGATGCTGACCGAGAAAACACGCCGGCCCGTGACGGTGGCGGGTCGTGCGGGCGTCCAGATCGACTCCACGCACGAACGGGACGGCCGGCTCTGGCATCAGGTGCAGACCATGTTTCCGTCGGACGACGCCGGCCGCGTGCTTGTGATGACGTTGACCAGCGCGGCGCCGCTGACCGACGAGCAGCAGGCGATCGCCGACCGCATGCTGGCCAGTTTCCAGCCGCGCGCGGCGCGACCGACCCTGCTCGGGCCGGGTGACGCGTCGTGA
- a CDS encoding OmpA family protein, giving the protein MNHSFPVGIGRTCVWGALLLCMLLGGCKTPPLHRGLTQTQVTALKSAGFQETQQGFEFGSTGPILFDFDRYNLKPDVRRIVERIGRTLHSAGINGVRVYGYTDEEGVDDYDVELSRRRAEVVAIELVDLGLDPKRIAVVGKGKLDPVGDNRTPAGRAQNRRAAIVVSPR; this is encoded by the coding sequence ATGAACCACTCGTTTCCTGTGGGCATCGGGCGTACGTGCGTCTGGGGCGCGCTGCTGCTGTGCATGCTGCTGGGCGGCTGCAAGACGCCGCCGCTTCATCGCGGGCTGACGCAGACGCAGGTCACGGCGCTGAAGTCGGCCGGTTTCCAGGAAACCCAGCAGGGTTTCGAATTCGGCTCGACCGGGCCGATCCTGTTCGATTTCGATCGCTACAACCTCAAGCCCGATGTGCGGCGGATCGTCGAGCGGATCGGGCGCACGCTCCATTCGGCCGGGATCAACGGGGTGCGGGTCTACGGTTATACGGACGAAGAGGGCGTGGACGACTACGACGTCGAGTTGTCGCGTCGGCGTGCCGAGGTGGTGGCGATCGAGCTCGTCGATCTCGGGCTGGACCCGAAGCGCATCGCGGTCGTCGGGAAAGGGAAGCTCGACCCGGTGGGCGACAACCGGACACCGGCGGGCCGCGCGCAGAACCGGCGGGCAGCGATCGTGGTTTCGCCGCGATGA
- a CDS encoding YfiR family protein, giving the protein MDAKVCAAAAGFATATTPTCAAAIAARKTGRPGRTASLRHALLAIVCVLGAAPAVLAGVPADADGPSDTMHIAAATSPADSAATPDHAVLSHDSAVRQVVLGIVSFTRWPTMPVRLHLCVTGRPDYARGLTDTLQAGSTLLDVQHVRFDDPSLGIACDVVYLGTLNNDERTRVRSALVGHPVLTIAEHDPSCTAGGMFCLNVDGDRVSFDINLDAVARSGVRVHPNVLNLARRPGAP; this is encoded by the coding sequence ATGGATGCGAAAGTGTGCGCGGCGGCTGCCGGTTTTGCGACGGCAACGACGCCAACGTGCGCGGCGGCGATCGCCGCGCGGAAGACGGGCCGGCCCGGCCGTACCGCTTCACTGCGCCACGCACTTCTCGCAATCGTTTGCGTTCTGGGGGCGGCGCCGGCCGTGCTCGCGGGGGTTCCCGCCGACGCGGACGGTCCGTCCGACACCATGCACATCGCCGCCGCCACAAGCCCTGCCGATTCCGCGGCGACACCCGATCACGCCGTTTTGTCACACGACTCCGCCGTGCGTCAGGTCGTGCTCGGCATCGTCAGCTTCACGCGCTGGCCGACCATGCCCGTTCGTCTGCACCTGTGCGTCACCGGCCGCCCCGACTACGCGCGCGGCCTGACCGATACGCTGCAGGCCGGCTCGACGCTGCTCGACGTGCAGCACGTCCGCTTCGACGATCCGTCGCTCGGCATCGCGTGCGACGTCGTGTATCTCGGCACCTTGAACAACGACGAGAGAACGCGCGTCAGGAGCGCGCTGGTCGGCCATCCGGTCCTGACGATCGCGGAGCACGATCCGTCCTGCACCGCGGGCGGCATGTTCTGTCTCAATGTCGACGGCGATCGCGTGTCGTTCGACATCAATCTCGATGCGGTGGCGCGCAGCGGCGTGCGCGTGCATCCGAACGTGCTGAATCTCGCACGACGGCCGGGGGCGCCATGA
- a CDS encoding RHS repeat-associated core domain-containing protein, protein MSAENFAAARFEDPIQHTSFLGELVGTVGSVVGGAIVGALVAEAMEGLIFAGLAALEIGTAGLATPLVIAIGVGVAVGSGALMEASGMNEAIDDGAKALANSMVPPEIKGKIASGSGNVYVNNKKAARAAKPGDLDTVACTDHPGPQMIADGSGSVYINDQPAARVGDKTTCDGTIAEGSDNVFIGGGTQRVRDVKSATRLGWLGAALGIALAVCGRGKMSWGQFLKSKVPCLAVNFAAGAFGTWLGSLARPSAGHPVNVITGSKVLDGTDDTDFVLPGPLPIVWQRFYSSLDDRADSLFGAGWSVPISVELRLARAHGEVESITYWDEQGRDIVFPAVSPGESHFSVPEGIYLICTAGGHYVVETVDGVYCDFGRARSDAGDETLKLWRLEDRNGNWIEVEQEAAGEVVRPARLHDSAGRVVAFAYDKSHPRRIAAIELTRGVDGEQPDTLVRYAYNDAGELVAVTDRSGYIARRFAYERGLMVQHTLRGGLQCFYAWEGVGRGARVVRHWTNDGEAYTFNADLAGRTVTITDQIGRVTQWTWNEDQQPTSHTDAEGHVWRLEWNAKRQLVSTTDPAGNTTRFEYDERGRQTQRIDALGQVERTEWNGHYDLPVAETDPANSRWIYRYDDRGNLTMMRDPAGFATEYHRDERGLVHTIRDARGGYKFLEWNGRAQLTSYTDCSGKITRFAYDARGTLARVTDAMGQSTVYETDAMGRVTGIGTADGARQMFRYDAAGRLVEVVDANQRSTRYELNPRGLLIARTDAADRVVRFGYDDAFRLASLTNENRETYRFQYDRRDLVSAQIGLDGHKRTYEYDVCGQGTSVRDGQIETRYERDAIGRLTAKQAAHERCEYLYDKASRITSAELYTLAARGPSLKNRVSLKYDARGEVVEEYTPTGWLAHTYDELGNRVSTTISGERTIDWLHYGSGHVHQIRVDGAAVADMERDDLHREVLRTQGKLTSHFGYDAVGRRARHAAQRGHAADDLLAKQWQYDAAGDVIQKRDQRYGTTNYRYDPTGRIEQAAGPGLPSEVFRWDAAANLVSSDHPGGYVEHNRLKMFEDKRFEYDVYGRLVRKVSGHGPAKELVLEYDDWNQLKTVVTKDRLGISTTHFEYDAFGRRVRKLNGSYASTDFLWDGMRLVQETYHDRQGEEALTYLYEANSYVPLARIDQGKQAANDADARDAVYYFHNDVSGLPEELTDAGGDLVWQARYKVWGNAVQEEWVAREPQRSTATWGEVSVVAPTPTHVPRPQNLRFQGQYLDRETGLHYNTFRFYDPDIGRFINPDPIGLAGGLNQYRYGPNPLAWIDPWGLTCLSQWSGKRGREKSMYDLERNGFKVVAEEVTMKVNGKRIRADFVATDSHGNYHVFEAKHGSGRLTKNQSASGVFDMASPSNTVDGIGGGVITPSAGKAGQFEIATGNKDIGEVLGVRGTSYDATFHVLKY, encoded by the coding sequence GTGAGCGCGGAAAACTTCGCGGCCGCTCGCTTCGAAGATCCGATCCAGCACACGTCGTTTCTGGGTGAACTGGTCGGTACGGTCGGGTCGGTGGTCGGCGGTGCCATCGTCGGGGCATTGGTGGCGGAGGCGATGGAGGGGCTGATATTCGCCGGCCTCGCCGCGCTCGAGATCGGCACGGCCGGGCTGGCGACGCCGCTCGTCATCGCGATCGGCGTCGGCGTGGCCGTTGGCTCGGGCGCGCTGATGGAAGCGAGCGGGATGAACGAGGCCATCGACGACGGCGCGAAGGCGCTGGCCAATTCGATGGTGCCGCCCGAGATCAAGGGCAAGATCGCGAGCGGATCGGGGAACGTTTACGTCAACAACAAGAAGGCGGCGCGGGCGGCGAAGCCGGGCGATCTCGATACCGTTGCGTGTACCGATCATCCTGGGCCGCAGATGATTGCCGATGGGTCGGGGAGTGTTTACATCAACGATCAACCGGCCGCGCGGGTCGGGGACAAGACCACTTGCGACGGGACGATTGCCGAAGGTTCGGACAACGTTTTCATCGGCGGCGGCACGCAGCGGGTGAGGGACGTGAAGTCGGCAACCCGGCTCGGATGGCTGGGGGCGGCGCTGGGTATTGCGCTCGCGGTTTGCGGGCGCGGGAAGATGAGCTGGGGGCAGTTCCTGAAGAGCAAGGTGCCGTGTCTTGCGGTGAATTTTGCGGCGGGTGCGTTCGGTACCTGGCTGGGTAGCCTGGCGAGGCCGTCGGCAGGGCATCCGGTCAACGTCATTACCGGCAGCAAGGTTCTCGACGGCACGGACGATACAGACTTCGTACTGCCCGGGCCGTTGCCGATCGTGTGGCAGCGTTTCTATAGCAGCCTCGATGATCGTGCCGACAGCCTGTTCGGGGCGGGATGGAGCGTGCCGATCAGCGTCGAACTGCGGCTCGCGCGTGCGCATGGCGAGGTTGAGTCGATCACTTACTGGGACGAGCAGGGGCGCGATATCGTGTTCCCGGCTGTGTCGCCGGGTGAGAGCCACTTCAGCGTGCCGGAAGGCATTTACCTGATCTGCACCGCGGGTGGCCACTATGTGGTCGAGACGGTCGATGGTGTGTATTGCGATTTCGGTCGTGCCCGGAGCGATGCGGGTGACGAGACGCTCAAGCTGTGGCGTCTCGAGGATCGCAACGGTAACTGGATCGAGGTGGAGCAGGAAGCGGCCGGTGAGGTCGTGCGGCCGGCACGACTGCATGACAGCGCTGGGCGCGTCGTGGCGTTCGCCTACGACAAGTCGCACCCTCGACGCATCGCCGCGATCGAGCTGACGCGTGGCGTGGACGGTGAGCAACCCGACACGCTGGTGCGTTACGCGTACAACGATGCTGGCGAGCTGGTTGCCGTTACCGACCGCAGCGGCTATATCGCGCGACGTTTCGCGTACGAGCGTGGACTGATGGTTCAGCACACGTTGCGCGGCGGCTTGCAGTGTTTCTATGCATGGGAGGGTGTTGGGCGCGGTGCACGTGTCGTGCGCCACTGGACCAACGACGGCGAAGCGTATACGTTCAATGCGGACCTCGCCGGGCGCACGGTGACGATTACCGACCAGATCGGCCGCGTGACGCAGTGGACGTGGAACGAGGATCAGCAGCCGACGAGTCATACGGATGCCGAAGGCCATGTGTGGCGGTTGGAGTGGAACGCGAAGCGGCAGTTGGTCAGTACGACCGATCCGGCAGGGAACACGACCCGCTTCGAATATGACGAGCGCGGGCGGCAGACCCAGCGCATAGACGCACTCGGTCAGGTTGAGCGCACCGAGTGGAATGGACACTACGACCTGCCCGTCGCGGAAACCGATCCGGCCAACTCGCGCTGGATCTACCGCTACGACGATCGCGGCAACCTGACGATGATGCGCGATCCGGCGGGCTTCGCGACCGAGTATCACCGGGATGAACGCGGGTTGGTACACACGATTCGCGATGCGCGGGGCGGTTACAAGTTCCTCGAATGGAACGGCCGCGCGCAGTTGACCTCGTACACCGATTGTTCCGGGAAGATCACGCGGTTTGCATACGATGCGCGAGGTACGCTTGCGCGCGTGACCGACGCGATGGGCCAGTCCACCGTCTATGAAACGGATGCAATGGGGAGGGTCACGGGGATCGGGACGGCCGACGGTGCGCGGCAGATGTTTCGATACGATGCGGCCGGGCGGCTCGTTGAAGTTGTCGATGCGAACCAGCGCAGCACGCGCTATGAACTTAATCCGCGCGGATTGCTGATAGCACGCACGGATGCGGCTGATCGTGTCGTGCGATTCGGGTACGACGATGCGTTCCGGCTCGCGAGTTTGACCAACGAGAATCGTGAGACGTATCGCTTCCAGTATGACCGTCGCGATCTGGTTTCTGCACAGATCGGCCTCGATGGTCACAAGCGTACGTACGAATATGACGTGTGCGGCCAAGGCACGAGTGTCCGGGATGGACAGATCGAGACGCGATACGAGCGCGACGCGATCGGTCGACTGACGGCGAAGCAAGCTGCGCATGAGCGGTGTGAATATCTGTACGACAAGGCGAGCCGAATCACATCCGCCGAGTTGTACACGCTGGCTGCTCGCGGCCCGTCGCTGAAGAATCGGGTCAGCTTGAAATACGACGCACGCGGTGAGGTCGTCGAGGAATACACGCCGACCGGCTGGCTCGCGCATACCTATGATGAACTCGGCAATCGCGTCAGCACCACGATCTCCGGTGAGCGCACGATCGACTGGCTGCATTACGGGTCGGGACATGTGCACCAGATTCGCGTTGACGGTGCTGCAGTCGCCGACATGGAACGCGATGATCTGCATCGCGAGGTGCTGCGAACGCAGGGCAAGCTGACCAGTCATTTCGGATACGACGCGGTAGGCCGTCGTGCGCGGCACGCTGCGCAGCGGGGCCATGCGGCTGATGACCTGCTTGCGAAGCAGTGGCAATACGATGCAGCGGGCGATGTGATCCAGAAGCGCGATCAGCGTTATGGGACGACGAACTATCGGTATGACCCGACGGGTCGCATTGAACAGGCGGCGGGGCCGGGATTGCCGTCGGAAGTGTTTCGCTGGGATGCGGCGGCTAACCTGGTGTCGAGTGATCATCCGGGCGGGTACGTCGAGCACAACCGGCTCAAGATGTTCGAGGACAAGCGCTTCGAGTATGACGTTTATGGTCGGCTGGTTCGCAAGGTGAGTGGTCATGGGCCTGCCAAGGAACTGGTTCTTGAATACGACGATTGGAACCAGTTGAAGACCGTCGTGACGAAGGACCGGCTTGGAATCTCGACGACGCATTTCGAGTACGACGCGTTCGGCCGGCGGGTCCGGAAGCTCAATGGCAGTTACGCGAGTACGGATTTCCTGTGGGATGGCATGCGGCTCGTGCAGGAGACGTATCACGACCGCCAGGGTGAGGAAGCGCTGACGTATTTGTATGAGGCTAATAGCTATGTGCCGCTTGCGCGGATCGATCAGGGCAAGCAGGCGGCTAACGATGCCGATGCGAGGGATGCGGTTTACTATTTCCACAACGATGTTTCGGGGTTGCCCGAGGAGTTAACCGACGCAGGTGGAGATCTGGTTTGGCAGGCGCGCTATAAGGTGTGGGGCAATGCGGTGCAGGAGGAGTGGGTTGCGCGGGAGCCGCAGCGGTCGACAGCCACCTGGGGCGAAGTGTCGGTGGTCGCGCCAACGCCAACACACGTACCGCGACCACAGAACCTGCGTTTCCAGGGGCAGTATCTGGACCGCGAGACCGGGTTGCACTACAACACCTTCCGGTTCTACGATCCGGACATCGGGCGATTCATCAATCCGGATCCGATCGGGTTGGCGGGCGGGTTGAATCAGTATCGATATGGGCCGAATCCGTTGGCTTGGATTGATCCATGGGGTCTGACTTGCTTGAGCCAATGGAGCGGAAAGCGCGGTCGCGAAAAATCGATGTACGACTTGGAGCGAAACGGTTTCAAAGTTGTTGCCGAAGAGGTGACGATGAAGGTGAATGGCAAGCGAATTCGGGCCGACTTCGTTGCGACGGACAGTCATGGGAACTATCACGTTTTCGAAGCCAAACACGGATCAGGACGTCTGACGAAGAATCAAAGCGCATCTGGTGTATTTGACATGGCGAGCCCATCGAATACCGTCGACGGTATTGGTGGTGGGGTAATTACTCCGTCAGCGGGAAAAGCCGGGCAGTTCGAGATCGCGACTGGCAATAAAGATATAGGCGAGGTGCTTGGGGTGCGCGGTACTTCGTACGATGCAACATTCCATGTGCTGAAATACTGA
- a CDS encoding diguanylate cyclase domain-containing protein, with protein sequence MMRPLLHLPPSRMSRPTLQSVLRRAHLRLAFVAVAMAAVSLIVVAVIALRAYAGNNLNLLARSLGYTVEAALVFGDRVAANEAIGMIASEEDVAQVVVTDSNGQPFAMWQLPAGNGIARLERIVADVALPGPVAVPVVHDGIVVGQVVVRGRGHQFFGFLLGGVGGILGCLAVSVFGAYVSSKRLLRNIVAPLRALAGVAHAVRRERAFARRVEPAAIAELNELGDDFNALLDEFEDWQNTLRDENASLEHKATHDALTGLPNRVQFESRLTRALGEANATGQRVAILYLDCDRFKEVNDCLGHDVGDAVLIGVASRLRTQVRETDLVARLGGDEFAVMLAAVPEAGSVCRIADEILSGMAPSIELSDGRMVATMMSAGVALYPDHASDASGLLRAADAAMYRAKRARPGSWQLAEGVAGPV encoded by the coding sequence ATGATGCGGCCCTTGCTCCACCTGCCCCCTTCGCGCATGTCGCGCCCCACGCTGCAAAGCGTGCTGCGCCGCGCGCACCTGCGCCTCGCGTTCGTCGCCGTCGCGATGGCGGCCGTGTCGTTGATTGTCGTCGCCGTGATCGCGTTGCGTGCGTATGCCGGCAACAACCTGAACCTGCTGGCCCGCTCGCTCGGTTATACGGTCGAGGCGGCGCTCGTGTTCGGCGATCGCGTCGCGGCGAACGAGGCGATCGGGATGATCGCGAGCGAGGAAGACGTCGCGCAGGTCGTCGTCACCGACAGCAACGGCCAGCCGTTCGCGATGTGGCAGTTGCCAGCCGGTAACGGGATCGCGCGGCTCGAGCGCATCGTGGCCGACGTCGCGCTGCCCGGGCCCGTGGCGGTGCCGGTCGTGCATGACGGCATCGTCGTCGGGCAAGTCGTCGTGCGCGGCCGCGGGCACCAGTTCTTCGGCTTCCTGCTCGGCGGCGTCGGCGGCATTCTCGGTTGCCTGGCCGTCAGCGTGTTCGGCGCGTATGTGAGCTCGAAACGCCTGCTGCGCAACATCGTCGCACCGCTGCGTGCGCTCGCCGGCGTCGCGCACGCGGTGCGGCGCGAGCGGGCATTCGCGCGGCGCGTCGAGCCGGCGGCGATCGCGGAACTGAACGAGCTCGGCGACGACTTCAATGCGCTGCTCGACGAATTCGAAGACTGGCAGAACACGCTGCGCGACGAAAACGCGTCGCTCGAACACAAGGCGACGCACGATGCGCTCACCGGGCTGCCCAATCGCGTGCAGTTCGAATCGCGCCTGACGCGCGCGCTCGGCGAAGCGAATGCGACGGGCCAGCGGGTCGCGATCCTGTATCTCGACTGCGACCGCTTCAAGGAGGTCAACGATTGTCTCGGTCACGATGTCGGCGACGCGGTGCTGATCGGCGTCGCGTCGCGGCTTCGCACGCAGGTGCGCGAGACCGATCTGGTCGCCCGCCTCGGCGGCGACGAATTCGCGGTGATGCTGGCGGCGGTGCCCGAAGCGGGCAGCGTGTGCCGGATCGCCGACGAGATATTGTCCGGCATGGCGCCGTCGATCGAGCTGTCCGACGGCCGCATGGTGGCCACCATGATGAGTGCCGGCGTAGCGCTGTATCCCGACCACGCATCGGACGCGAGCGGTTTGCTGCGCGCGGCGGATGCAGCGATGTACCGGGCCAAGCGCGCCCGGCCAGGCTCGTGGCAGCTGGCCGAAGGTGTCGCGGGACCGGTTTGA
- a CDS encoding type VI secretion system Vgr family protein, whose protein sequence is MSFAPNGGIPNGLGGGGGLGSLSALGGLAGPVASSVAGSLGPLAGLAGHVDTVQRAMQLAQTGFSLMDKTPGAIAEAINGAANPARLTQLNRYVTLDTPLGPDVLLVSAAVVDEHVNRLPEIHLDLLSHRHDLRPEDLIGQQVKIRFDQQARLSTLERVVASGTGDNDRYFDGYVASFDRAGNPGNVTQYHLTAVPWFWFLTRSTDCRIFQNKTAQDILTEIFQEHGFSDFVFDIRTSQKPLEYVVMYQESYYNFCARLMEQEGLVWTHRYEKDKHFLVIGDSNLLFRPIDGLATVPFAATEASEDSGIDQLHEGRRFGVGKVTFRDFNHQNPSSPLMLVEAGPQNLKHARLDATERFEHQSLYDHGDDGNRYARFAMEAEEAQAHRYTGGGYAWRMTTAGAVTVANHPVLENNQEYVILHVRHEAVNDYTQHSAKLPYRNSFALLPKKVPYRAPRSTPKPVIHGTQSAIVVGPKGEEIYTNGSAVKVHFPWDRRGKKDGSDSMWVRVSQPWAGDGWGAAAIPRIKQEVLVAFNQGDPDNPVIVGRVFNGEQGNPYHGAAGQTMGIKSQTHKGQGSNEIRMTDTNGMQEFFMHAQKDMNTVVENNETHKVLGPMRTVLVATGSEEKQIPQGNLTETIAEKRSTTATTVEVTTPAKDGGGGTQVYMAERGILLKVMDSSISLAPEGIRLEHKGSVILMTDDGVMVNGKRIDLNK, encoded by the coding sequence ATGAGTTTCGCTCCGAACGGGGGTATTCCCAATGGTTTGGGCGGCGGCGGCGGGCTGGGCTCGTTGAGCGCGCTCGGCGGCCTGGCCGGCCCGGTTGCGTCGAGTGTTGCCGGCAGCCTCGGGCCGCTCGCGGGGCTGGCCGGCCACGTCGACACCGTCCAGCGCGCGATGCAGCTCGCGCAGACCGGCTTCTCGCTGATGGACAAGACGCCCGGCGCGATCGCCGAGGCGATCAACGGCGCCGCCAACCCCGCGCGCCTGACCCAGCTCAACCGCTACGTGACGCTCGATACGCCGCTCGGCCCGGATGTGCTGCTGGTCAGCGCCGCCGTCGTCGACGAGCACGTGAACCGGTTGCCCGAGATCCACCTCGACCTGCTGTCCCATCGCCACGACCTGCGCCCGGAAGACCTGATCGGCCAGCAGGTCAAGATCCGGTTCGACCAGCAGGCGCGCCTGTCGACGCTCGAGCGCGTCGTCGCATCGGGTACCGGCGATAACGACCGCTACTTCGACGGCTACGTGGCGTCGTTCGACCGCGCGGGCAACCCAGGGAACGTCACGCAGTATCACCTGACGGCGGTGCCGTGGTTCTGGTTCCTGACGCGCTCGACCGACTGCCGGATCTTCCAGAACAAGACCGCGCAGGACATCCTCACCGAGATTTTCCAGGAGCACGGGTTTTCCGACTTCGTGTTCGATATCCGGACGAGCCAGAAGCCGCTCGAGTATGTCGTGATGTACCAGGAGAGCTACTACAACTTCTGCGCGCGGCTGATGGAGCAGGAGGGGCTCGTCTGGACGCACCGCTACGAGAAGGACAAGCACTTCCTGGTGATCGGCGATTCGAACCTGCTGTTCCGCCCGATCGACGGGCTCGCCACGGTGCCGTTCGCGGCCACCGAGGCGAGCGAGGACAGCGGGATCGACCAGTTGCACGAAGGCCGGCGCTTCGGCGTCGGCAAGGTCACGTTCCGCGACTTCAACCACCAGAACCCGTCGTCGCCGCTGATGCTGGTGGAGGCCGGGCCGCAGAACCTCAAGCATGCGCGGCTCGACGCGACCGAGCGGTTCGAGCACCAGTCGCTGTACGACCACGGCGATGACGGCAACCGTTACGCCCGTTTTGCGATGGAGGCCGAGGAGGCGCAGGCCCACCGCTATACCGGCGGCGGCTACGCGTGGCGCATGACCACGGCGGGCGCGGTCACCGTGGCGAATCATCCGGTGCTCGAGAACAACCAGGAATACGTGATCCTGCACGTGCGTCACGAGGCGGTGAACGATTACACGCAGCACAGCGCGAAGCTGCCGTACCGCAACAGCTTCGCGCTGCTGCCGAAGAAGGTGCCGTATCGCGCGCCGCGCAGCACGCCGAAGCCGGTGATTCACGGCACGCAGTCGGCGATCGTCGTCGGGCCGAAGGGCGAGGAAATCTACACCAACGGCAGCGCGGTGAAGGTGCATTTTCCGTGGGACCGGCGCGGCAAGAAGGACGGCTCCGATTCGATGTGGGTGCGCGTGTCGCAACCGTGGGCCGGCGACGGCTGGGGTGCGGCCGCGATTCCGCGGATCAAGCAGGAGGTGCTCGTCGCGTTCAACCAGGGCGATCCGGACAACCCGGTGATCGTCGGCCGCGTGTTCAACGGCGAGCAGGGCAACCCGTATCACGGCGCGGCGGGCCAGACGATGGGGATCAAGAGCCAGACGCACAAGGGGCAGGGGTCGAACGAGATCCGCATGACCGACACGAACGGCATGCAGGAATTCTTCATGCACGCGCAGAAGGACATGAACACCGTCGTCGAGAACAACGAGACACACAAGGTGCTGGGGCCGATGCGTACCGTGCTGGTGGCCACCGGCAGCGAAGAGAAGCAGATTCCGCAGGGCAACCTGACCGAGACGATCGCCGAGAAGCGCAGCACGACCGCGACCACCGTCGAGGTGACGACGCCGGCCAAGGACGGGGGCGGCGGCACGCAGGTTTACATGGCCGAGCGAGGCATCCTGCTGAAGGTGATGGACAGCTCGATCTCGCTTGCGCCGGAAGGCATTCGCCTCGAACACAAGGGCTCCGTGATCCTGATGACCGACGACGGCGTGATGGTCAACGGCAAGCGCATCGATCTCAACAAATAA